The nucleotide window TATTCAGTTTGGCAGGATACCCGACTCAATAGGCTTCAGCCCCACTGTGGACCCTACTGACTGGTAAGCCGGATGCGGGAAATCCGCCAGTCCGGTTTGGAGGGAGGGGTGCGGTCAATCCCGCATTCCTACCCCTATCAACTGGACGATTTCAGCTTTGAAAAATGCGCCCTCATGACGAAGGATCGCGGGACATGGCGATAGCAGCGACATCGAAGGGCGGCCGACACTGGATCGGCATCGAATGCGGCGGCACCAAATCCACCGCGCTGGCGGAGTGCGCCGATACGGGTGAACGCCGCAGCTGGAAGGGGGGAGCCGCCAATTTGAAACTCAGCTCCGATGCCCAGCTGCTCCACGTGTTTCGATCCGCCGGGAATTCGCTGCCTGCTCCGAAGGCCCTCGCGATTGGCATCGCGGGCGCCCGCACCCCGGCTGACTTCGACCGAATCCGCCGCCTGGCGGCGATCGTCTGGCCCAACGTGCCCTGCACTGCCTGCAATGATCTCGAAACCGCCCTCGCCGCCGCCCCGACGCTGGGTCCCAGCGTCGAATCAAAGTCTCCCCCCCAAGTCTTGATCCTCAGCGGCACCGGATCCTGCTGCGTGGCCCGAAAGCCCGGGGGGCCGATGCTAAAGATCGGGGGCTGGGGTCACATTCTGGGAGACAAGGGCAGCGCCTATGAGATAGGCCTCCGCGCCCTCAAGGCCGTCGTTTACTATCTGGATCGCGATCAAGAGTGGTCGCTGCTGGGCAAACGCATCCTGAGAGCTTTGGCGCTGAACGGACCGGAGGATCTGATCGATTGGGTCAGAGACGCCGGCAAGGACCAAATCGCAGCGCTGGCCATGCAGGTCTTCGAGGCGGCCAAAGGAGGGGACCGGATTGCGAAGGATGTGCTGGAAGGGGCCGCGGCGAGCCTAGCCAAGGATGCGCTGCTCTGCGCCTCCAAAGTGGCCCGCCCCTCTCAGGTTGTCCAATTCGTGCTCGCTGGCAGCGTCCTGCTCAAACAACCCGCTTTTGCGGCCGACGTCCGTAAACGAATCCAGGAAGGCTGGAAGGCAGCCGTCGTTAGCCCCCTGCGGGAGGAAAGCGTCACGGGAGCCTTGCGCCTGGCCAAAGCCGCGCCCA belongs to Verrucomicrobiales bacterium and includes:
- the murQ gene encoding N-acetylmuramic acid 6-phosphate etherase, which produces MRPHDEGSRDMAIAATSKGGRHWIGIECGGTKSTALAECADTGERRSWKGGAANLKLSSDAQLLHVFRSAGNSLPAPKALAIGIAGARTPADFDRIRRLAAIVWPNVPCTACNDLETALAAAPTLGPSVESKSPPQVLILSGTGSCCVARKPGGPMLKIGGWGHILGDKGSAYEIGLRALKAVVYYLDRDQEWSLLGKRILRALALNGPEDLIDWVRDAGKDQIAALAMQVFEAAKGGDRIAKDVLEGAAASLAKDALLCASKVARPSQVVQFVLAGSVLLKQPAFAADVRKRIQEGWKAAVVSPLREESVTGALRLAKAAPTEPPVPTATARPSTRKSPPRGQKPLAAPPSIIPLATAISPTERRNPQTQNLDRLPLDTAIDLFLSEDGRIARRIGKHRREIERTIRLIIKAFQGGGRLFYVGAGTSGRLGVLDASECPPTFRTSPDLVQGVMAGGVQALHSSIEGAEDDPEAGARAMHYRGVSRQDVVVGIAASGRTPFVWGALAEARKRGAKTVLVAFNPHLKFRPGHRPDRVIAVDLGPELLTGSTRLKAGTATKLILNLFTTLSMVKLGKVVSNLMIDLNPSNTKLRGRAIGIIRELTGVDERVAQAALERSGWRVKEAWISLGGNRTLA